One Heliomicrobium gestii DNA window includes the following coding sequences:
- a CDS encoding multidrug efflux MFS transporter, which produces MVSWKRVLLVCWFGCFVIAAGMNLVLPFIPLYVEQLGVHDIAEIEIWSGITFGAPYLVCAFATPLWGALTDRFGRKPMLLRASLGMAIIMTLQGFVGDVYQFLGLRLLMGAVSGYVSAAITVVATQTPKDSSGWALGTLSSGTIGGTLLGPLIGGALVEIIGMRHVYIVTGALIFVAFIVTLLFIQENHKPTNKAILSNRQVWEAVTDRRLIWAMFFSNFILTAANLTIEPVVTVYVNELQEDAGHLAMIAGAVVSSSGIATFLFAPYFGKLSDRIGPRAVLLGGLVAAAIFYVPQAFVKDPWQLIGVRFLAGAALAGLPPAINSIVRRNVPDYVAGRIFGYNHSAFYIGSISGPTLGGMIAAHLGIPYVFFATSALLFVNAVWVYLMSDPSRSILCQEQEENLSL; this is translated from the coding sequence ATGGTTTCATGGAAACGGGTCTTATTGGTCTGTTGGTTCGGTTGCTTCGTCATCGCAGCCGGGATGAATCTGGTGCTTCCCTTTATCCCTCTATATGTGGAGCAGTTGGGTGTCCATGATATTGCGGAAATCGAGATCTGGTCTGGCATCACTTTTGGAGCGCCTTATCTCGTCTGCGCCTTTGCAACCCCCCTTTGGGGCGCCTTGACGGATCGGTTCGGGCGAAAACCGATGTTGTTGCGAGCAAGTCTCGGTATGGCCATTATCATGACACTACAAGGTTTTGTCGGTGATGTCTATCAGTTTTTAGGCCTTCGACTATTGATGGGCGCTGTTTCGGGGTATGTGTCGGCGGCCATCACCGTTGTGGCTACGCAAACGCCGAAAGATTCTTCCGGTTGGGCTCTCGGCACCTTATCTTCCGGCACCATCGGCGGAACTCTTTTGGGCCCCCTGATCGGAGGCGCCCTGGTCGAGATCATCGGCATGCGCCATGTCTATATTGTCACTGGCGCTTTGATCTTCGTTGCTTTCATCGTGACCCTGCTCTTCATCCAAGAAAATCACAAACCGACCAATAAAGCGATACTGTCGAATAGACAGGTCTGGGAAGCGGTGACGGATCGACGACTGATCTGGGCCATGTTCTTCTCCAACTTTATCTTGACCGCCGCCAATCTCACCATTGAACCGGTGGTGACGGTTTACGTCAACGAGTTACAAGAAGATGCCGGCCATCTGGCCATGATCGCAGGCGCTGTTGTCTCCAGCAGCGGCATCGCTACCTTTCTGTTTGCGCCATACTTTGGAAAGCTATCGGATCGAATCGGACCCAGAGCCGTTTTGCTCGGCGGTTTGGTCGCTGCGGCGATCTTCTACGTTCCCCAAGCCTTCGTAAAAGATCCCTGGCAGTTGATCGGCGTGCGGTTTCTCGCCGGCGCTGCCTTGGCGGGATTGCCTCCGGCGATTAATTCGATCGTTCGGCGAAACGTCCCCGATTATGTGGCGGGACGGATTTTCGGCTACAACCACTCTGCATTTTACATCGGCAGCATCTCAGGGCCAACCCTGGGCGGTATGATCGCAGCCCATCTCGGCATTCCCTATGTCTTTTTTGCGACAAGCGCGCTCCTCTTCGTCAATGCGGTCTGGGTATATCTGATGAGCGATCCGAGTCGCTCGATCCTTTGTCAAGAACAGGAAGAAAATTTGTCCCTATAA
- a CDS encoding methyl-accepting chemotaxis protein, translating to MKSIKAKLILFFFLSMTVAIGSIAGIVYMKAKDVFLTQLKQSMMTQSEVVANNIGSWLDDTEKYLETLGLSPIRTLSPEQVEPYLKSELKRNKDLFALLYGTPDGKSTVATVSPTNVSDRDYFQKAMKTGKIAMSSPVISKSLGKPVINFNYPIQENGKIIGWAGGGITLDRISEQIASYKIGQNGYAFLLDNNGTVIAHPNKELNMKVNYLKDEGVNQPLKDLSKQIVGGEPGVALYRDESNQEHFVAFRPVPGADWSVAVSLPASEVLGPLNAMMATFLWVTLLLLALVAATTYYFSNRFTEPILQLRDHATQISQGDLSHNFEQMETQQDEVGELAKAFKEMMANLREVICNVQEHATQVSGYSKKMVESSVQTVKATQQIAITSQEVALGAHDTVQRTIKSSESNQRLALSIRLVTERTEAAARRVNDAFKYAEDGRETLERVNHQMRTIQSSVNESSEVVKNLGQRSQAIGQIVEVISNIASQTNMLALNAAIEAARAGEQGRGFAVVADEVRKLAEQSGAAANEIRHLIEEIQVRTQEAVRTMASGTSTVEEGSKIVVDVNRFFEAIVESINNVLTDTKQALSAVKEIAQNGDQIADEIEAIKDIAQRSSAGTENVAAATQEQVAIMEEIQNFAGNLGDMSERLAKLVHRFQV from the coding sequence ATGAAAAGCATTAAAGCGAAGTTGATTCTCTTCTTCTTTTTAAGCATGACCGTCGCTATCGGCAGTATCGCCGGCATCGTATACATGAAAGCGAAGGATGTCTTTTTAACTCAGCTGAAGCAGTCGATGATGACTCAGTCCGAAGTCGTGGCCAATAACATAGGCAGTTGGCTTGATGATACTGAAAAATACCTTGAGACGTTAGGCCTTTCTCCCATTCGCACGTTAAGTCCGGAACAGGTAGAACCGTACCTCAAATCCGAGTTAAAACGGAATAAGGATCTTTTTGCATTGCTTTACGGTACGCCAGACGGCAAGTCTACAGTGGCCACCGTTTCTCCGACCAACGTGTCCGATCGCGACTATTTTCAAAAGGCCATGAAGACAGGGAAAATAGCCATGTCTTCGCCTGTCATCTCCAAGAGCTTGGGCAAACCTGTCATCAACTTCAACTATCCGATTCAAGAAAATGGGAAAATCATCGGCTGGGCAGGCGGCGGCATCACACTGGATCGGATATCGGAACAGATCGCCTCCTATAAAATCGGCCAGAACGGATACGCCTTTTTGCTTGATAATAACGGAACGGTGATCGCCCATCCGAATAAAGAACTCAATATGAAGGTCAACTATCTGAAGGACGAAGGCGTCAATCAACCTTTAAAAGATTTGAGCAAGCAAATTGTGGGCGGCGAGCCGGGGGTTGCCCTCTATCGGGATGAATCCAACCAAGAGCATTTTGTCGCATTCCGTCCCGTGCCTGGCGCTGATTGGTCTGTTGCCGTTTCGTTGCCTGCGTCAGAAGTGTTGGGTCCCTTGAACGCCATGATGGCTACCTTTCTATGGGTGACCTTGTTGCTGTTGGCGCTGGTGGCAGCGACGACCTATTACTTCTCCAACCGCTTTACAGAGCCCATCCTGCAGCTCCGTGACCATGCGACGCAGATTTCCCAGGGAGATCTGAGCCACAATTTCGAACAGATGGAAACGCAACAAGACGAGGTGGGAGAGCTGGCCAAGGCCTTCAAGGAAATGATGGCCAATCTGCGTGAAGTGATCTGCAACGTCCAAGAACACGCCACCCAGGTGAGCGGATACTCGAAAAAAATGGTGGAAAGCAGTGTCCAAACCGTTAAAGCCACCCAGCAAATCGCCATCACCTCCCAGGAGGTCGCCCTCGGCGCCCATGATACGGTGCAGCGAACCATAAAATCCTCGGAGAGCAATCAGCGATTGGCCCTTTCGATCCGACTGGTAACGGAACGCACGGAAGCGGCGGCAAGAAGAGTGAATGATGCATTCAAGTACGCCGAAGATGGGCGAGAAACGCTGGAGCGTGTCAATCACCAGATGCGCACCATACAGAGTTCCGTCAATGAATCATCGGAAGTGGTGAAAAATCTGGGTCAGCGTTCACAGGCGATCGGCCAAATCGTAGAGGTCATCTCGAATATCGCCTCACAAACAAACATGCTGGCCTTGAACGCAGCGATTGAAGCGGCCCGGGCGGGAGAACAGGGCAGGGGATTCGCCGTTGTCGCTGATGAGGTGCGAAAACTGGCGGAGCAATCCGGTGCGGCGGCCAATGAGATTCGTCACCTGATTGAGGAGATCCAGGTCAGAACACAAGAGGCCGTCCGAACCATGGCCTCAGGCACATCGACGGTGGAGGAAGGTTCCAAAATTGTTGTGGACGTCAACCGCTTCTTCGAAGCGATTGTGGAGTCGATCAACAACGTATTGACCGACACGAAACAAGCCCTTTCGGCGGTCAAAGAGATCGCCCAAAATGGAGACCAGATCGCTGATGAGATCGAGGCCATCAAAGACATCGCGCAGCGGTCGTCGGCAGGTACGGAAAACGTGGCTGCGGCCACGCAAGAGCAGGTTGCCATCATGGAAGAAATTCAGAATTTCGCCGGCAACTTGGGAGATATGTCCGAACGATTGGCGAAATTGGTTCATCGTTTCCAAGTGTAA